Proteins encoded in a region of the Anopheles aquasalis chromosome 2, idAnoAquaMG_Q_19, whole genome shotgun sequence genome:
- the LOC126571681 gene encoding F-box/LRR-repeat protein 14 yields the protein MEDAGGIMLTEIPGGFITHRPHSIVGGHHRFAPYPVVLHQPHIQQAAVPPAIYSIPSHHTAPHLAAHHGLGHPRTHAGAHHHHPTFRSAAHRPQSPNTPPVTAVEEGTHIGHLYPEILAMIFERLSVRDRGRAAQVCTVWRDAAYSKSCWRGVEASLHLRRPSPTLFGSLVKRGIKRVQILSVRRALKDIVTGVPNLESLNLSGCYNITDVAIGNAFATDLPNLKVLDLSLCKQVTDSSLGRITQHLKNIEVLELGGCSNITNTGLLLISWGLKKLRRLNLRSCWHISDHGIGHLAGLSKETADGTPALEFLGLQDCQRLSDEALRHIALGLSSLQSINLSFCVSVTDSGLKHLARMSCLKELNLRACDNISDIGMAYLTEGCSAIATLDVSFCDKVADQAMVHISQGLFQLRSLSLSACQITDEGLSRIAKSLHDLETLNIGQCSRITDRGLEMIAEELVNLRAIDLYGCTRLTPTALRKIGQLPRLSKVNLGLWHVR from the coding sequence ATGGAGGACGCGGGTGGTATTATGCTGACCGAGATTCCGGGCGGGTTTATCACGCACCGACCTCACTCCATTGTGGGAGGTCATCATCGCTTCGCTCCGTATCCTGTGGTTCTGCATCAACCGCACATCCAGCAAGCGGCAGTGCCACCGGCCATTTACAGCATACCATCACATCACACCGCACCCCATCTGGCCGCGCATCATGGGCTCGGGCATCCGAGGACTCACGCCGGagcccatcaccaccatcccacATTCCGATCGGCGGCACACCGCCCTCAAAGCCCAAACACACCACCTGTGACAGCTGTGGAAGAAGGCACCCACATTGGCCATCTCTATCCGGAGATCTTGGCGATGATCTTCGAGCGACTGAGCGTCAGGGACCGTGGACGAGCGGCGCAGGTGTGCACTGTGTGGCGGGATGCGGCCTATTCCAAAAGCTGCTGGCGTGGCGTTGAGGCAAGTCTGCATCTGCGCCGGCCGTCCCCAACTCTGTTTGGGTCGCTTGTGAAGCGCGGCATCAAGCGCGTCCAAATTCTGTCAGTGCGCCGTGCACTCAAGGACATCGTGACGGGCGTACCAAACCTGGAGTCACTCAACTTAAGCGGTTGCTACAACATCACCGACGTTGCCATCGGGAATGCGTTCGCAACGGACCTTCCCAACTTGAAGGTGCTGGATCTATCGCTTTGCAAGCAGGTGACCGATTCGAGCCTCGGGAGGATTACGCAGCACTTGAAAAACATCGAGGTCCTGGAGCTGGGCGGATGCAGTAACATTACCAACACCGGTCTGCTTCTGATCTCCTGGGGTTTGAAGAAGCTGCGACGATTAAACCTTCGCTCCTGTTGGCACATTTCGGACCACGGTATTGGCCATCTGGCTGGGCTGAGTAAGGAAACCGCCGATGGCACGCCCGCTCTCGAGTTTCTCGGACTGCAGGATTGCCAGCGGCTATCGGATGAGGCCCTGCGACACATTGCTCTGGGCCTGTCGTCGTTGCAGTCGATTAACTTAAGCTTCTGCGTCTCCGTTACCGATAGTGGACTGAAGCACCTGGCGCGCATGTCGTGCTTGAAGGAGCTAAACTTACGCGCCTGTGATAACATATCAGACATTGGCATGGCATACCTGACGGAGGGATGCAGCGCGATCGCAACATTAGACGTTAGCTTTTGTGATAAGGTCGCAGACCAGGCCATGGTGCATATTTCGCAAGGTTTATTCCAGCTGCGTTCTTTAAGTCTAAGCGCTTGCCAAATTACCGACGAGGGTTTATCTCGTATCGCTAAGTCGTTGCATGATCTCGAAACTCTCAATATTGGCCAGTGCAGCCGCATCACTGATCGTGGCCTGGAGATGATTGCTGAAGAGCTGGTGAACTTACGTGCCATCGATCTTTATGGCTGCACCCGATTAACGCCCACTGCCCTAAGGAAGATCGGTCAACTTCCGAGGCTATCGAAGGTTAATCTTGGTCTCTGGCACGTGCGGTGA